The following proteins are encoded in a genomic region of Phycisphaerae bacterium:
- a CDS encoding TraR/DksA family transcriptional regulator: MAAQKKSKSRATGTPASKKAGKSKPAPKPPKDKPSRKTASNSASAKPTASKKTAKMEKSSKAVSTRKSADSKTAKPKSEASRPSKPEPKPAKVVVDPELLRTIRELLVSQRNQLLSVVQNTQQQLADKETGLADLSDRASGGFEDELALGLMRIEAAQIEDIESAIERIDTGTYGICVDCQKAIPRKRLEVLPFAQRCLECEGSKERRARIQARQSDDNGESALD, from the coding sequence ATGGCTGCTCAGAAGAAATCAAAATCCCGTGCGACCGGAACTCCGGCATCGAAAAAGGCCGGAAAGTCGAAGCCCGCGCCGAAGCCGCCGAAGGACAAACCATCCAGAAAGACCGCCTCTAATTCAGCAAGCGCCAAACCGACGGCGTCCAAGAAAACCGCAAAAATGGAAAAATCGTCCAAAGCCGTATCAACCCGGAAATCCGCGGATTCAAAAACCGCGAAACCGAAGTCCGAAGCATCTCGGCCCTCCAAGCCGGAACCCAAACCGGCGAAGGTCGTTGTCGATCCTGAATTGCTTCGAACGATTCGCGAGTTGCTGGTCAGCCAGCGAAATCAACTGCTCTCAGTCGTGCAGAACACGCAGCAACAACTCGCTGACAAGGAAACGGGGCTCGCTGATCTGAGCGACCGCGCTTCCGGCGGCTTCGAGGATGAACTGGCCCTTGGCCTGATGCGCATTGAGGCCGCCCAGATCGAGGACATCGAGTCGGCAATCGAGCGAATCGACACGGGCACCTACGGCATCTGCGTCGATTGCCAGAAAGCAATTCCCCGCAAACGGCTTGAAGTCCTTCCGTTCGCGCAGCGCTGTCTGGAATGCGAAGGATCGAAGGAACGACGCGCCCGCATCCAGGCCCGGCAAAGCGATGACAACGGCGAATCCGCACTCGATTGA
- a CDS encoding phosphoribosylaminoimidazolesuccinocarboxamide synthase, with protein sequence MMSSMPQIRTIDVPGFKPRRGKVRDVFDLGDRLLIVATDRLSAFDCVLPDPIPHKGRVLTGVSKFWFDRFTGRYPHHLIEIVGDRVPVGFESVGALLRGRAMICRKAKVVPIECVARGYLAGSGWMEYRNGGTVCGVRLPPGLTQSSRLPEPIFTPATKAETGHDENISFEASCNLVGTPLMTQLRELTLAIYRDASAYLESRGILLADTKFEFGLTGDGVILIDEVLTPDSSRLWSADRYAPGREQESLDKQFVRNYLQGLCDAGLWDKTDPAPSLPAEVIAATSARYIEAYERVTGNRFDPS encoded by the coding sequence ATGATGTCTTCCATGCCGCAAATCCGAACCATTGATGTCCCCGGTTTCAAGCCTCGACGCGGAAAAGTCCGCGATGTGTTTGATCTGGGAGATCGGCTCCTGATTGTCGCAACTGATCGGCTGAGCGCCTTCGATTGCGTTTTGCCGGATCCGATTCCGCACAAAGGCCGCGTCCTGACCGGCGTATCGAAATTCTGGTTTGATCGATTCACGGGCAGGTATCCGCATCATCTGATCGAGATCGTCGGCGACCGCGTGCCGGTCGGCTTTGAGTCGGTCGGGGCGCTGCTGCGCGGACGTGCGATGATCTGCCGTAAAGCGAAAGTCGTGCCGATCGAATGCGTCGCGCGCGGTTATCTCGCGGGGAGTGGTTGGATGGAATATCGGAACGGAGGGACAGTGTGCGGGGTGCGACTGCCGCCGGGCCTGACGCAGAGCAGCCGTCTGCCGGAGCCGATTTTCACGCCGGCCACGAAGGCGGAGACGGGGCACGATGAGAACATCTCGTTTGAGGCTTCGTGCAATCTGGTCGGCACCCCGCTGATGACGCAGTTGCGCGAATTGACATTGGCCATCTATCGGGATGCGTCGGCTTATCTCGAATCGCGAGGCATTCTATTGGCGGATACCAAGTTTGAATTCGGCCTGACCGGCGATGGGGTCATCCTCATTGACGAGGTATTGACGCCGGATTCAAGCCGGCTGTGGTCGGCGGATCGGTATGCGCCCGGCCGCGAACAGGAGAGTCTTGATAAGCAGTTTGTTCGAAATTATCTACAGGGGCTGTGTGATGCGGGGCTGTGGGACAAGACCGATCCCGCGCCCAGTCTGCCTGCGGAGGTCATTGCGGCGACGAGCGCGAGATATATTGAGGCGTATGAGCGGGTGACGGGCAATCGTTTCGACCCGTCGTAG
- the accD gene encoding acetyl-CoA carboxylase, carboxyltransferase subunit beta translates to MAKVEIPEGLWLRCQGCSKMVFKKVLEENLRVCPECGHHYRVDARTRVEQLSDPGTFEEFNENLVSTDPLAWKDSRPYADRQIEAREKTGLVEAVLTGKAYIKGRPVILAVMDPFFIMGSMGSVVGEKITAAIERATDEGLPVVVVTCSGGARMQEGLVSLFQMAKTSAAIARHDSARGLYITILTDPTTAGVAASFASLGDVAIAEPKSMIGFAGPRVIWNTVKTELPEGFQTAEFMLEHGFIDRIVPRANLRSEIARVIDYCGK, encoded by the coding sequence ATGGCAAAGGTTGAAATTCCGGAAGGGCTTTGGCTCCGATGCCAGGGCTGCAGCAAGATGGTATTCAAGAAGGTGCTCGAGGAGAACCTCCGCGTCTGCCCCGAGTGCGGCCATCATTACCGCGTCGACGCTCGAACGCGGGTCGAGCAGCTCAGCGATCCGGGGACATTTGAGGAATTCAACGAAAACCTGGTGTCGACCGATCCGCTTGCATGGAAGGACAGCCGTCCGTACGCAGATCGCCAGATCGAAGCGCGCGAAAAGACGGGCCTTGTCGAAGCGGTGCTCACCGGCAAGGCGTACATCAAGGGGCGGCCCGTCATCCTGGCCGTCATGGATCCGTTCTTCATCATGGGTTCTATGGGCTCAGTCGTCGGCGAAAAGATCACAGCGGCGATCGAGCGGGCGACGGACGAAGGCCTGCCGGTCGTTGTCGTGACTTGTTCCGGCGGCGCGAGAATGCAGGAAGGGCTGGTCAGTCTTTTTCAGATGGCTAAGACTTCCGCGGCAATCGCGCGGCACGATTCAGCCAGAGGCCTCTACATCACTATCCTGACCGATCCCACCACCGCTGGAGTGGCAGCCAGCTTCGCTTCGCTCGGTGACGTGGCCATTGCGGAGCCCAAATCAATGATCGGTTTTGCCGGGCCGCGCGTGATCTGGAACACGGTCAAGACCGAATTGCCCGAAGGCTTCCAGACCGCCGAGTTCATGCTCGAACACGGATTTATCGACCGCATCGTTCCCCGCGCCAATCTCCGAAGCGAGATAGCGAGAGTGATCGACTACTGCGGGAAGTAG
- the proC gene encoding pyrroline-5-carboxylate reductase yields the protein MSDHQYALGVVGTGHIAMVIVRRLIESGYLSGERIIVTDSAKLRSHPLPVRVATDIGSAVSDSRIVMISVTPQRFAEAADAIRQRARGDHIFLSVMAGVSTQRIASALGADRMRVIRSMPNLPFGLGRGVTGLFRGEHASMDDLEEIRHLFGAGGVSVVIEDESLMDAVTAVAGSGPAYFYYFVEMLMQGGMAAGLKKEDAQILAAHACVGAGAMLLDKDASPRDLREAVTSPGGTTQAAMNRLNESDMPQHVISAVLAAFRRGQELGRLNEGR from the coding sequence ATGTCGGATCATCAATACGCCCTCGGCGTTGTCGGCACCGGACACATCGCGATGGTCATTGTTCGGCGATTGATCGAAAGCGGTTACCTCAGCGGCGAGCGAATCATCGTGACGGATTCGGCCAAGCTGCGCTCTCATCCACTTCCCGTCCGCGTCGCCACTGACATCGGCAGTGCAGTCAGTGATTCGAGGATCGTCATGATTTCGGTAACGCCGCAGCGTTTCGCAGAGGCTGCCGACGCCATCCGGCAGCGCGCGCGCGGCGATCACATCTTCCTCAGCGTCATGGCCGGTGTTTCGACACAGCGTATCGCGTCGGCGCTCGGCGCAGACCGCATGCGCGTGATTCGCTCAATGCCCAATCTGCCTTTCGGCCTGGGACGCGGCGTCACCGGTCTGTTTCGCGGAGAACATGCATCCATGGACGACCTTGAGGAAATCCGGCATCTCTTCGGCGCCGGCGGTGTCAGCGTCGTGATTGAAGACGAATCGCTCATGGACGCGGTGACTGCGGTCGCGGGCTCGGGGCCGGCCTATTTCTACTACTTCGTGGAGATGCTTATGCAAGGCGGCATGGCCGCCGGTTTGAAGAAAGAGGACGCTCAAATCCTTGCCGCACACGCTTGCGTCGGCGCCGGGGCGATGCTCCTCGATAAGGACGCTTCGCCGCGTGACCTGCGCGAGGCGGTGACCAGTCCCGGAGGCACGACCCAGGCTGCCATGAATCGCCTCAACGAATCCGACATGCCGCAGCATGTCATCAGTGCCGTACTCGCGGCATTCCGACGCGGACAGGAGCTGGGACGGCTCAATGAGGGTCGATGA
- a CDS encoding HTH domain-containing protein translates to MAKSLTVDGEHLGRLLKLCKTIHASKGATLAQLQTKLKTSRRTVFRDLSVLGGYGIHVSSSAKGYSIKQNPVACKKILGDHYVKSLNALLKDCLK, encoded by the coding sequence ATGGCAAAATCACTGACGGTTGACGGCGAACACCTGGGGCGATTGCTCAAGTTATGCAAGACGATTCATGCCAGTAAGGGCGCGACGCTCGCCCAACTGCAGACAAAGCTGAAGACGTCGCGGCGCACGGTGTTCCGGGATTTGAGCGTTCTCGGCGGATATGGAATCCATGTTTCATCAAGCGCAAAGGGATACTCTATCAAGCAGAACCCGGTCGCCTGCAAAAAGATTCTTGGTGACCACTACGTCAAGAGCCTCAATGCACTGCTCAAGGACTGCCTCAAGTAA
- a CDS encoding calcium/sodium antiporter, giving the protein MFLNLIYVVVGLVVLVAGGELLVRGAASMARSFGVSALVVGLTIVAGGTSAPELVVSVMAASRGNAAICAGNVVGSNIFNVLLIIGVSSMIKPMTIHASIVRREAPIMLGITMLLAVLGFTGQVGRLGAGCLLVVFVAYNVFAVWMARRETAILEPEYAALSEVIVVRSTGMNVLFVLAGLLGLAGGSELFLRGAIEIARSFGISELIIGLTLVAVGTSLPELVTSVVAALRGQSDIAIGNVIGSNVFNISGILGVSGMIQPIPLDSELLWIHLPIMVGTSALLWLLIATRSTLSRREGVLLFAGFLGYLGWLMFRPAA; this is encoded by the coding sequence ATGTTCCTGAATCTGATTTATGTGGTGGTCGGCCTTGTCGTGCTGGTGGCCGGCGGTGAGTTGCTGGTACGCGGCGCCGCTTCGATGGCGCGATCATTCGGTGTCTCCGCGCTGGTCGTCGGGCTGACGATCGTCGCCGGCGGCACGTCCGCTCCCGAACTGGTGGTCAGCGTGATGGCGGCGTCGCGCGGAAACGCGGCGATTTGTGCCGGAAATGTGGTCGGCAGCAACATATTCAACGTACTGCTCATCATCGGCGTCTCCTCAATGATCAAGCCGATGACGATTCACGCTTCCATCGTCCGCCGCGAGGCGCCGATCATGCTGGGCATCACGATGCTGCTGGCAGTCTTGGGATTCACCGGTCAGGTCGGTCGACTCGGAGCCGGGTGCCTTCTCGTCGTGTTCGTGGCATATAACGTGTTCGCTGTCTGGATGGCCCGACGCGAGACGGCCATCCTCGAACCAGAGTATGCCGCGCTTTCGGAAGTGATCGTCGTTCGATCGACCGGCATGAATGTCTTGTTCGTTCTGGCAGGTCTGCTCGGTCTGGCAGGCGGCTCCGAACTTTTTCTGAGGGGCGCGATTGAAATCGCTCGGTCCTTCGGGATCAGTGAGTTGATTATCGGCCTCACGCTTGTTGCAGTTGGCACAAGCCTTCCTGAATTGGTCACGTCCGTCGTCGCCGCCTTGCGGGGTCAGAGCGACATTGCGATCGGGAACGTGATCGGAAGCAATGTTTTTAATATCTCGGGCATATTGGGTGTGAGCGGCATGATCCAGCCGATTCCGCTGGATTCCGAATTGCTTTGGATTCACCTGCCGATCATGGTCGGCACCAGCGCGCTACTTTGGCTGCTCATCGCCACACGAAGTACGCTGAGCCGGCGCGAAGGTGTACTGCTTTTCGCGGGTTTCCTTGGCTATCTCGGGTGGTTGATGTTCCGACCGGCGGCCTGA
- the prmC gene encoding peptide chain release factor N(5)-glutamine methyltransferase — translation MANSIARLTAWRGDDSRRRATDPQGFAMAVQATQANGDWTVGRLLDWTRQHFQSHGIEDARLCAELLLAKAMDCRKIMLYTRYNDSPTESQRATFRELVKAAAEHRPIAYLIGHREFYSLDFKVTPDVLVPRPETELIVERALAWCKARASQSYSLLDIGTGSGCIAITLCKRIPTMTAVATDISSGALAVAAENAAALGVSDRVRFVEADLLSLPPELLPTDGFDLVVSNPPYVAESDAESLPRAVRDYEPASALFAGADGLSIYRRLASSAAAVVRRGGVLLLEIGRGQGDAVTAMFQDAGMTLAGRYRDLAGIERTLEFTMTA, via the coding sequence ATGGCGAACTCGATCGCCCGGCTCACCGCGTGGCGCGGGGACGACTCGCGGCGGCGGGCAACAGACCCACAAGGATTTGCGATGGCGGTTCAGGCCACTCAGGCAAACGGCGATTGGACGGTCGGGAGGCTGCTCGACTGGACTCGGCAGCATTTTCAATCGCACGGCATCGAGGATGCGCGCTTGTGCGCCGAACTGCTGCTTGCGAAGGCGATGGATTGTCGCAAGATCATGCTTTATACCCGATACAACGACAGCCCCACCGAATCGCAGCGGGCGACTTTTCGCGAGTTGGTGAAGGCGGCCGCGGAGCATCGCCCGATCGCGTATCTCATTGGTCACCGGGAGTTCTACTCGCTCGATTTCAAGGTGACGCCGGACGTTCTGGTTCCGCGGCCGGAGACGGAGTTGATCGTCGAGCGCGCGCTGGCCTGGTGCAAAGCCCGTGCGAGTCAGTCGTACTCGCTGCTGGATATCGGCACGGGGTCCGGCTGCATCGCCATCACGCTATGCAAGCGGATTCCGACGATGACGGCCGTTGCAACGGATATTTCGTCGGGGGCTCTTGCCGTCGCGGCTGAGAATGCGGCGGCGCTGGGGGTTTCGGATCGTGTCCGCTTTGTGGAGGCGGACTTGCTATCGTTACCGCCTGAATTGTTGCCGACGGATGGATTTGACCTTGTTGTTTCGAATCCGCCTTATGTGGCTGAGTCGGATGCAGAGTCGCTGCCCCGGGCGGTTCGGGATTATGAACCGGCGTCGGCGCTGTTCGCGGGAGCGGACGGGCTATCGATCTATCGTCGGTTGGCTTCCAGCGCGGCCGCGGTCGTCAGGCGGGGCGGCGTGTTGCTTCTGGAAATCGGCCGGGGCCAGGGAGACGCGGTGACGGCGATGTTTCAGGATGCGGGAATGACGCTCGCGGGTCGCTATCGCGATCTTGCGGGGATCGAACGGACTCTTGAGTTTACAATGACCGCATGA
- a CDS encoding YggU family protein, translating to MVREVDNGVEFDVKVVPGASRTRLCGRLGDAVKVQVAAPPERGKANAALEKFVAKWFGVSARQVLVVAGESSPRKVIRVSGVDRRFAETLLGVLK from the coding sequence GTGGTGAGGGAAGTCGACAACGGCGTCGAATTCGATGTCAAGGTTGTGCCCGGGGCGTCGCGCACAAGACTTTGCGGCCGATTGGGGGATGCGGTGAAGGTGCAGGTTGCCGCGCCACCTGAACGCGGAAAGGCCAATGCAGCGCTTGAGAAATTCGTCGCGAAGTGGTTTGGAGTCTCAGCGCGGCAGGTGTTGGTGGTTGCGGGCGAGAGCTCGCCGCGCAAAGTCATTCGAGTGTCGGGCGTGGATCGGCGGTTCGCCGAGACGCTGCTTGGCGTGCTGAAGTAA
- a CDS encoding FHA domain-containing protein produces the protein MPTLLVLQGPDKGQRFRLIEGKSLLIGRASRDTPLTDYTISRKHAEIRQKGRAWELVDLRSANGTYLNEKRLERASRLKDGDQIRLGGTLFTWDASEARSIESTATVLESGALDLDAGGKGPAIIGSVASGDDSMILASPTAAEAVRSWRVISTLLDAVGSAMTPKQLAERVLDVVFEEVPADRGFVILKDDRTGRYETEAVRSPSESADKMHASRRIVDHVIARREGVLCSNAMSDSRFSDGGESIQAIGLKSVISVPMTAHEAVIGVIYVDCAMSKHIYSEEQLRLVAAIGQMAGLAIEDARLVNERVRTERLAATGETVASLSHYIKNVLQGLKGGSDVVELGLRGAKLETIEQGWEIVRRNLENIYSLTMNMLAFAKQREPRREPIQLVSVVDDILKLVRHRAGEKGVAVNSEIDHDMPAIPADKHGFEQVAMNIITNAIDAVPRLTGVVNVKLGFDALRNSAVLTVGDNGPGIPREKQESIFDAFFSTKGQGGTGLGLAVAKKVVDEHQGQITVHSVEGEGTLIRVYLPMSPGAPVDSAETQGPGRR, from the coding sequence TTGCCAACGTTGCTTGTATTGCAGGGACCTGACAAGGGACAGCGATTTCGCTTGATCGAAGGCAAGTCCCTGCTCATCGGGCGGGCCAGTCGTGATACGCCGCTGACGGACTACACCATTTCTCGCAAGCATGCGGAGATTCGTCAAAAGGGAAGAGCGTGGGAACTGGTCGATCTTCGGTCTGCCAATGGCACCTACCTGAATGAGAAGCGGTTGGAACGGGCTTCGCGGCTGAAGGATGGCGACCAGATTCGGCTTGGCGGGACGCTTTTCACATGGGATGCGAGCGAGGCGCGTTCGATCGAATCAACGGCGACCGTGCTCGAAAGCGGCGCGCTCGATCTGGACGCGGGCGGAAAGGGGCCGGCCATCATCGGGTCGGTGGCGTCCGGCGACGACAGCATGATTCTCGCGTCGCCGACGGCGGCGGAGGCGGTGCGCTCCTGGCGGGTGATTTCGACGTTGCTGGATGCCGTGGGTTCAGCGATGACGCCGAAACAACTGGCGGAGCGCGTTCTGGATGTCGTGTTTGAGGAAGTTCCCGCGGACCGGGGCTTCGTGATTCTGAAGGACGATCGCACAGGCAGATACGAGACCGAAGCGGTTCGCTCGCCCAGCGAGTCGGCGGACAAGATGCACGCAAGCCGGCGAATCGTGGATCATGTGATTGCCCGCCGTGAGGGCGTCCTGTGCTCCAACGCAATGAGCGACTCCCGATTTTCCGACGGCGGCGAGAGCATTCAGGCGATCGGCTTGAAGAGTGTCATCAGCGTGCCGATGACAGCACATGAGGCGGTGATCGGCGTCATCTATGTCGATTGCGCTATGTCGAAGCATATCTACAGCGAGGAGCAACTTCGATTGGTGGCTGCGATCGGGCAGATGGCGGGCCTGGCGATTGAAGATGCCCGGCTGGTGAATGAGCGTGTACGGACGGAGCGCCTCGCGGCGACCGGCGAAACGGTGGCATCGCTGTCTCATTACATCAAGAATGTGCTACAGGGGCTCAAAGGCGGCTCGGATGTCGTGGAACTCGGACTGCGCGGCGCAAAGCTGGAAACGATCGAACAAGGCTGGGAGATCGTCCGTCGAAACCTGGAGAACATTTACTCGCTGACGATGAACATGCTGGCATTTGCGAAACAGCGTGAGCCGAGGCGCGAGCCGATCCAGCTTGTGTCGGTGGTGGATGACATTCTGAAACTGGTGCGACATCGCGCGGGTGAGAAGGGCGTCGCGGTGAACAGCGAGATCGATCACGACATGCCCGCCATTCCTGCGGACAAGCACGGCTTCGAGCAGGTGGCGATGAATATCATCACCAATGCGATCGACGCCGTGCCTCGATTGACAGGCGTTGTCAATGTGAAGCTGGGTTTCGACGCGCTTCGAAATTCGGCTGTATTGACGGTGGGTGACAACGGTCCAGGAATTCCTCGCGAGAAGCAGGAATCGATCTTTGACGCGTTCTTCTCGACGAAAGGGCAGGGCGGGACCGGTCTGGGACTGGCGGTCGCGAAAAAGGTTGTTGACGAGCACCAGGGGCAGATCACGGTTCACTCGGTGGAAGGCGAAGGTACGCTGATCCGCGTGTACCTTCCGATGTCGCCTGGCGCGCCGGTGGACAGCGCAGAGACACAAGGCCCCGGTCGGCGATAG
- the aroC gene encoding chorismate synthase translates to MSQLDYRTAGESHGEALVILIEGLPSGLRVDADAINSALALRQGGFGRGGRMKIEKDEAAILSGLRHGVTIASPLAMLIRNKDNRIDSAPAVHRPRPGHADFAGSMKWLTTDCRSALERASARETAARVAAGAIARQLLNQFGIDAVGFVTRIGPIAAFVSAELPQADLRAARDASEVYCPDTAASADMITAIRQAKIDKDTLGGIVEVRVHGVPPGIGSCMRWQDKLDGRLMAALGSVQAIKGVEIGLGFGCAERPGSAVHDEMEFDAARRHESHLGFIRRSNNAGGLEAGMTNGMPIVLRGVMKPISTLLRGMNSVNLQTLAPERSDYERSDICAVPAASIVAEHVVAFEVARALLEKFGGDSLGEIQAAYRHYLDAARNLAND, encoded by the coding sequence ATGAGCCAGCTCGATTATCGAACCGCCGGCGAATCACACGGCGAAGCACTTGTCATCCTGATCGAAGGGCTGCCGTCCGGGCTGCGTGTTGACGCAGATGCCATAAACTCGGCACTTGCGCTTCGGCAAGGCGGCTTCGGTCGCGGCGGCCGAATGAAGATCGAGAAGGACGAGGCGGCTATCCTGTCCGGCCTGCGCCACGGCGTCACGATCGCGTCACCCCTCGCGATGCTCATCCGGAACAAGGACAATCGAATCGACAGCGCCCCGGCCGTTCATCGTCCGCGCCCGGGGCACGCCGATTTCGCCGGCTCGATGAAGTGGCTGACCACGGACTGCCGATCGGCCCTTGAGCGGGCCAGCGCCCGCGAGACAGCCGCCCGCGTCGCTGCCGGCGCCATCGCCCGGCAACTGCTGAACCAGTTCGGCATCGACGCCGTGGGGTTTGTGACGCGAATCGGCCCAATTGCCGCGTTCGTTTCGGCCGAACTGCCCCAGGCGGATCTTCGCGCTGCGCGAGACGCAAGCGAGGTGTACTGCCCCGATACCGCCGCGTCGGCCGACATGATTACGGCCATTCGCCAGGCAAAAATTGACAAAGACACCCTGGGCGGAATCGTCGAGGTCCGCGTCCACGGCGTGCCCCCGGGCATCGGAAGCTGTATGCGCTGGCAGGATAAGCTTGACGGCCGTCTTATGGCGGCGCTGGGTTCCGTGCAGGCAATCAAGGGTGTTGAGATCGGCCTGGGTTTCGGCTGTGCGGAACGGCCGGGCAGCGCGGTTCACGACGAAATGGAGTTCGACGCAGCGCGTCGGCATGAAAGCCATCTCGGATTTATCCGGCGAAGCAACAACGCGGGCGGACTCGAGGCGGGCATGACCAACGGCATGCCGATCGTCCTTCGCGGCGTCATGAAGCCGATCAGCACATTGCTTCGCGGCATGAACAGCGTCAACCTCCAGACTCTAGCGCCGGAACGCAGCGACTACGAACGAAGTGACATCTGCGCCGTGCCCGCCGCGAGCATCGTGGCCGAACACGTCGTGGCGTTCGAAGTCGCTCGAGCACTCCTCGAGAAATTCGGCGGCGACAGCCTGGGGGAAATTCAGGCGGCGTATCGACACTATCTTGACGCGGCGCGAAACCTTGCGAATGACTGA
- a CDS encoding HDOD domain-containing protein, with the protein MPLTLEPNSNGFIESVLSESPDIGTMPEVTVKIIDIVENPQSRMKDLHKVISNDPALSTKILKVVNSALYGLPTSIGNIDRAIVLLGQSAVKNIAIATSMMNLFSAEDGAEGCSGKDVWRHSIGMAVATKLIYEHLNKPGADEGFLAGLIADIGFLIERQARPAEVAAAITQFKRDGGEFIAIERELIGADHQQFGWAVSKKWRFPDSVCTAIGWHHSPASITASDPTLALAVRAADVLTCRLQLGFCMMFEDEPIGLEVTQRLGLTEPMIQKILKEMPKQVATAEAIFES; encoded by the coding sequence ATGCCGCTGACGCTCGAACCCAATTCAAACGGGTTCATCGAGTCCGTGCTGTCGGAATCTCCGGACATCGGAACGATGCCGGAGGTGACGGTGAAGATCATCGACATCGTAGAGAATCCGCAATCGCGGATGAAGGATCTTCACAAAGTCATAAGCAATGATCCGGCGTTGTCCACCAAGATCCTCAAGGTGGTCAACTCCGCGCTATACGGACTGCCAACCTCGATCGGGAATATCGATCGGGCGATCGTCCTGCTTGGCCAGTCTGCGGTGAAGAACATCGCCATCGCGACATCCATGATGAACCTGTTCAGCGCCGAGGACGGAGCGGAAGGTTGCAGCGGAAAGGATGTCTGGCGACACTCAATTGGAATGGCTGTCGCCACCAAGCTCATATATGAACACCTGAACAAGCCTGGTGCCGATGAGGGTTTTCTCGCGGGACTCATTGCGGATATCGGCTTTCTGATTGAGCGACAGGCGCGGCCTGCCGAAGTCGCTGCCGCGATCACACAGTTCAAACGAGATGGGGGCGAATTCATAGCAATCGAGAGAGAACTGATTGGCGCCGACCACCAACAATTCGGATGGGCTGTCTCGAAAAAGTGGCGTTTCCCCGATTCGGTGTGCACCGCGATTGGATGGCATCATAGTCCGGCATCTATTACAGCAAGCGATCCAACCCTGGCGCTGGCCGTTCGCGCCGCAGACGTATTAACGTGCAGGTTGCAGTTGGGATTCTGCATGATGTTTGAGGATGAGCCGATTGGGCTGGAAGTAACCCAGCGACTCGGCCTGACCGAGCCGATGATTCAGAAGATTCTCAAGGAGATGCCGAAGCAGGTTGCGACTGCGGAAGCGATCTTCGAATCGTGA
- a CDS encoding biliverdin-producing heme oxygenase: MQTQTNPVMQHLKRSTQSLHDETEAAAFNKLLVTGRIPLPAYIDLLGQLLLIHQSFESLIRAQMSSSVPLREVIRDYQFQVGYLLEDLAYFGREIDSIVPRPTTTASIAGLERIAAAGPIALLGIHYVFEGSNNGSRFIARSLRRTYQLDGTNGTRYFDPYGDRQPEYWAAFKADMAKIDFTAADLNLLVEAAREGFSAVKALHASLEADYCAPGDIEAVRHAGAQTAAHHRPAHAEDGSRK, from the coding sequence GTGCAAACTCAGACCAACCCCGTTATGCAACATCTGAAACGTTCAACCCAGTCCCTTCATGACGAAACCGAGGCGGCAGCATTCAACAAATTGCTTGTCACAGGCAGGATACCGCTGCCCGCCTATATCGACCTGCTCGGCCAACTGCTCCTGATCCACCAATCGTTTGAATCCCTCATTCGGGCGCAGATGTCGTCTTCAGTTCCCTTGCGCGAAGTCATCCGCGATTATCAGTTCCAAGTGGGCTACCTGCTCGAAGATCTCGCCTACTTCGGCCGCGAAATCGACTCCATCGTGCCACGGCCGACGACCACTGCGTCGATCGCGGGACTCGAGCGGATTGCAGCAGCGGGCCCGATCGCATTGCTGGGTATCCACTACGTTTTTGAGGGGAGTAACAACGGGTCGCGATTCATCGCCAGGTCGCTCCGAAGGACCTATCAACTCGACGGAACAAACGGCACAAGATACTTCGACCCGTACGGCGACAGACAGCCGGAGTATTGGGCCGCCTTCAAAGCTGACATGGCGAAAATCGACTTCACGGCCGCCGACCTGAATCTGCTGGTGGAGGCAGCGCGCGAAGGATTCTCCGCAGTGAAGGCCCTGCACGCATCGCTGGAAGCCGACTACTGCGCTCCCGGCGACATCGAGGCGGTCCGCCATGCCGGGGCACAAACGGCGGCGCACCATCGCCCTGCACATGCGGAAGATGGTTCGCGGAAATAA